From the Dunckerocampus dactyliophorus isolate RoL2022-P2 chromosome 12, RoL_Ddac_1.1, whole genome shotgun sequence genome, one window contains:
- the arrb1 gene encoding beta-arrestin-1 has translation MGDKGTRVFKKASPNGKLTVYLGKRDFVDHVDRVEPVDGVILIDPEYLKERKVFVTLTCAFRYGREDLDVLGLTFRKDLFVANVQAFPPLPEETKNLTRLQERLMKKLGEHAYPFTFEIPLNLPCSVTLQPGPEDTGKACGVDFEVKVFCADNVEEKIHKRNSVRLVIRKIQFAPEKPGPQPTAETTRHFLMSDKALHLEASLDKEIYYHGEPISVNVHVTNNTNKTVKKMKVSVRQYADICLFNTAQYKCPVATEESDDVVASSSTFCKVFTLTPFLSNNREKRGLALDGKLKHEDTNLASSTLLREGADKEMLGIVVSYKVKVKLVVSRGGLLGDLAPSDVSLELPFTLMHPKPLEECLHGEEAPDEAQSDTNLIQFDANDDDIIFEDFARQRLIGAKDEEDEERVDSTQVHDR, from the exons ATGGGAGATAAAGGAACCAG agTGTTTAAGAAAGCAAGTCCCAATGGGAAG CTCACCGTCTATCTGGGGAAGAGAGACTTTGTAGACCACGTGGACCGAGTGGAGCCCGTGG ATGGCGTGATCCTGATTGATCCCGAGTACTTGAAGGAGAGAAAAG TTTTTGTGACGCTCACCTGCGCATTCCGATACGGACGCGAAGATTTGGACGTTCTGGGGCTGACCTTCCGTAAAGATTTGTTTGTGGCAAACGTGCAGGCGTTTCCTCCTCTCCCAGAGGAGACAAAGAACTTGACTCGTTTGCAGGAACGTCTGATGAAAAAACTGGGAGAACACGCCTACCCGTTCACCTTTGAG ATCCCACTGAACCTGCCGTGTTCTGTCACCCTGCAACCAGGCCCTGAGGACACCGGCAAG GCCTGCGGCGTGGACTTCGAAGTGAAAGTGTTTTGTGCAGACAACGTTGAAGAAAAGATCCACAAAAG GAACTCTGTCCGTCTCGTGATAAGGAAGATTCAGTTTGCTCCCGAGAAGCCCGGACCTCAGCCCACCGCCGAGACCACCAGACATTTCCTGATGTCCGACAAAGCTCTGCACCTGGAGGCGTCTCTGGACAAGGAG ATTTACTATCACGGCGAGCCCATCAGTGTCAACGTTCATGTCACCAACAACACCAACAAGACGGTGAAAAAGATGAAGGTGTCAG TGCGACAGTACGCTGACATCTGCTTGTTCAACACCGCCCAGTACAAATGCCCCGTTGCTACCGAAGAGTCTGA TGATGTTGTCGCGTCCAGTTCGACCTTCTGCAAAGTGTTCACCCTCACGCCATTTCTATCCAACAACCGAGAGAAACGAGGCCTCGCTTTGGATGGAAAGTTGAAGCACGAAGACACCAACTTGGCCTCCAGCACGCT GTTACGCGAAGGAGCCGATAAGGAAATGTTGGGCATTGTGGTATCgtacaaagtcaaagtcaagcTGGTGGTGTCTCGAGGCGG GCTCCTGGGAGACCTGGCCCCCAG TGACGTCTCGCTTGAACTTCCTTTCACGCTGATGCACCCCAAACCCTTGGAAGAATGTCTGCACGGAGAAGAAG CTCCTGATGAAGCACAAAGTGACACAAACCTCATCCAGTTTGATGCCAA CGATGACGACATCATCTTTGAGGACTTCGCTCGCCAGCGGTTAATCGGCGCCAaggatgaggaggatgaggagcgGGTTGATTCGACCCAAGTTCATGACAGATAG
- the LOC129191690 gene encoding protein Atg16l2-like isoform X1, which produces MADTKMWKGHIVHQLKHRDQQQHHMFRELIGFYSRLLEKTSLTNLFLSCSARVPDSDGRHSLSCLLLEKKELKKTTGELAYQVVKLQQQMKIKEKLLEDQCDRLLQEECWLAGALDVRQQLRVRVERVQEENRLLKKKYDGLMEHQRWAESHLREEKVRGSRLLEDMIHPKQQAAARMNHRNERRSSSFSLSNLRCSSLQETLPEKSQGRLLRSASASSPSTLSTIRELFEKKRGQSICGLEEDLLCPVGVSMLARVPVRALQVLDAHEQGINATSFCSSSALLASGGTDRVVKLWHVRAGALRHSATLDGSTEGITCVEFDPTGHRILAGSYDKSALLWRLDDPVPKLTLTGHNRKVTAARFSLQQVVTGSADRTIRLWDLQRAACVQLVEVSSFCSDVVCSENLTISGHFDHKIRFWDTRLASCVHELEAQGKVTSLDLSADRRQLLSCCRDDGLQLLDVRRWSSQSAAFRAEGFKCGSDSTKVAISPDAGFVAAGSADGAVYVWNVSSGNLETRLEDKHSASISAVCWSMSGEYVVSVDKRGRAVLWSDI; this is translated from the exons ATGGCGGACACCAAGATGTGGAAGGGACACATCGTCCATCAGCTGAAACAccgagaccagcagcagcaccacaTGTTCCGGGAACTCATCGGCTTCT ACTCTCGACTGCTGGAGAAAACCAGTCTGACCAACTTGTTCCTCAGCTGCTCCGCCAG agtgCCTGACAGTGACGGCAGACACTCACTGTCATGTCTTCTCCTAGAGAAGAAAGAGCTGAAGAAGACCACCGGAGAG TTAGCTTATCAAGTGGTGAAGCTGCAACAGCAGATGAAAATCAAAGAGAAGCTGCTGGAGGATCAGTGTGACAG GCTGCTGCAAGAGGAGTGCTGGCTGGCGGGAGCGCTTGATGTCCGTCAACAGCTGCGGGTGCGGGTGGAGCGGGTTCAGGAGGAGAACCGACTTCTGAAGAAGAAGTACGACGGCCTGATGGAGCATCAGAGGTGGGCAGAGTCGCATCTTCGGGAGGAGAAGGTCAGAGGGAGTCGCCTGCTGGAGGACATGATCCACCCGAAACAACAGGCCGCCGCCCGCATGAACCACCGCAACGAGAGGCGCTCCAG CTCGTTCAGCCTTTCAAACCTGAGGTGTTCGTCGCTCCAAGAAACCTTGCCAGAAAAAAGTCAAGGTCGCCTCTTGAG GTCAGCTTCGGCAAGCTCACCGAGTACACTGTCGACCATCAGAGAGCTGTTTGA GAAGAAGCGGGGCCAGAGCATCTGTGGTTTGGAGGAGGACCTGTTGTGTCCTGTCGGAGTTTCTATGCTAGCCAGAGTTCCGGTCCGCGCTCTGCAGGTCCTG GACGCACACGAGCAGGGAATCAACGCAACCAGCTTCTGCTCCAGCTCCGCCCTGCTGGCCAGCGGAGGAACTGACAGGGTGGTCAAACTGTGGCACGTCAGAGCAG GTGCCCTGAGACACAGCGCCACCCTGGATGGGAGCACAGAGGGCATCACCTGCGTGGAGTTTGATCCTACC GGTCACAGAATTCTGGCGGGGTCGTACGACAAGTCGGCATTGTTGTGGCGTTTGGATGACCCCGTCCCCAAG cTGACTCTCACAGGGCACAACAGGAAGGTGACCGCGGCAAGGTTCAGTCTTCAGCAGGTCGTCACAGGAAGTGCAGACCGCACCATCAGACTGTGGGACCTTCAAAGAGCCGCCT GTGTTCAGCTAGTGGAGGTGTCGTCTTTCTGCAGCGACGTGGTCTGCTCGGAAAACCTCACCATCAGTGGACATTTTGACCACAAGATACGATTCTGGGACACCAG gCTGGCCAGCTGTGTTCATGAGCTGGAAGCTCAGGGCAAAGTCACGTCATTGGACCTCAGCGCCGACCGCCGCCAGCTGCTCAGCTGCTGTCGCGACGACGGCCTCCAACTGCTCGACGTCCGCAGGTGGAGCAGCCAGAGCGCCGCCTTCAG AGCCGAGGGCTTCAAATGTGGAAGTGACAGCACCAAAGTGGCCATCAG CCCAGATGCTGGCTTTGTGGCGGCGGGATCAGCAGATGGCGCCGTCTACGTTTGGAACGTCTCCAGTGGCAACCTGGAGACACGTCTAGAGGACAAACACAG CGCATCCATCAGCGCCGTTTGCTGGTCAATGTCCGGCGAGTACGTGGTCAGCGTGGACAAGCGGGGACGGGCGGTCCTCTGGAGCGACATCTGA
- the LOC129191690 gene encoding protein Atg16l2-like isoform X3: MADTKMWKGHIVHQLKHRDQQQHHMFRELIGFYSRLLEKTSLTNLFLSCSARVPDSDGRHSLSCLLLEKKELKKTTGELAYQVVKLQQQMKIKEKLLEDQCDRLLQEECWLAGALDVRQQLRVRVERVQEENRLLKKKYDGLMEHQRWAESHLREEKVRGSRLLEDMIHPKQQAAARMNHRNERRSSSFSLSNLRCSSLQETLPEKSQGRLLRSASASSPSTLSTIRELFEKKRGQSICGLEEDLLCPVGVSMLARVPVRALQVLDAHEQGINATSFCSSSALLASGGTDRVVKLWHVRAGALRHSATLDGSTEGITCVEFDPTGHRILAGSYDKSALLWRLDDPVPKLTLTGHNRKVTAARFSLQQVVTGSADRTIRLWDLQRAASTWSARKTSPSVDILTTRYDSGTPGWPAVFMSWKLRAKSRHWTSAPTAASCSAAVATTASNCSTSAGGAARAPPSEPRASNVEVTAPKWPSAQMLALWRRDQQMAPSTFGTSPVATWRHV, encoded by the exons ATGGCGGACACCAAGATGTGGAAGGGACACATCGTCCATCAGCTGAAACAccgagaccagcagcagcaccacaTGTTCCGGGAACTCATCGGCTTCT ACTCTCGACTGCTGGAGAAAACCAGTCTGACCAACTTGTTCCTCAGCTGCTCCGCCAG agtgCCTGACAGTGACGGCAGACACTCACTGTCATGTCTTCTCCTAGAGAAGAAAGAGCTGAAGAAGACCACCGGAGAG TTAGCTTATCAAGTGGTGAAGCTGCAACAGCAGATGAAAATCAAAGAGAAGCTGCTGGAGGATCAGTGTGACAG GCTGCTGCAAGAGGAGTGCTGGCTGGCGGGAGCGCTTGATGTCCGTCAACAGCTGCGGGTGCGGGTGGAGCGGGTTCAGGAGGAGAACCGACTTCTGAAGAAGAAGTACGACGGCCTGATGGAGCATCAGAGGTGGGCAGAGTCGCATCTTCGGGAGGAGAAGGTCAGAGGGAGTCGCCTGCTGGAGGACATGATCCACCCGAAACAACAGGCCGCCGCCCGCATGAACCACCGCAACGAGAGGCGCTCCAG CTCGTTCAGCCTTTCAAACCTGAGGTGTTCGTCGCTCCAAGAAACCTTGCCAGAAAAAAGTCAAGGTCGCCTCTTGAG GTCAGCTTCGGCAAGCTCACCGAGTACACTGTCGACCATCAGAGAGCTGTTTGA GAAGAAGCGGGGCCAGAGCATCTGTGGTTTGGAGGAGGACCTGTTGTGTCCTGTCGGAGTTTCTATGCTAGCCAGAGTTCCGGTCCGCGCTCTGCAGGTCCTG GACGCACACGAGCAGGGAATCAACGCAACCAGCTTCTGCTCCAGCTCCGCCCTGCTGGCCAGCGGAGGAACTGACAGGGTGGTCAAACTGTGGCACGTCAGAGCAG GTGCCCTGAGACACAGCGCCACCCTGGATGGGAGCACAGAGGGCATCACCTGCGTGGAGTTTGATCCTACC GGTCACAGAATTCTGGCGGGGTCGTACGACAAGTCGGCATTGTTGTGGCGTTTGGATGACCCCGTCCCCAAG cTGACTCTCACAGGGCACAACAGGAAGGTGACCGCGGCAAGGTTCAGTCTTCAGCAGGTCGTCACAGGAAGTGCAGACCGCACCATCAGACTGTGGGACCTTCAAAGAGCCGCCT CGACGTGGTCTGCTCGGAAAACCTCACCATCAGTGGACATTTTGACCACAAGATACGATTCTGGGACACCAG gCTGGCCAGCTGTGTTCATGAGCTGGAAGCTCAGGGCAAAGTCACGTCATTGGACCTCAGCGCCGACCGCCGCCAGCTGCTCAGCTGCTGTCGCGACGACGGCCTCCAACTGCTCGACGTCCGCAGGTGGAGCAGCCAGAGCGCCGCCTTCAG AGCCGAGGGCTTCAAATGTGGAAGTGACAGCACCAAAGTGGCCATCAG CCCAGATGCTGGCTTTGTGGCGGCGGGATCAGCAGATGGCGCCGTCTACGTTTGGAACGTCTCCAGTGGCAACCTGGAGACACGTCTAG
- the LOC129191690 gene encoding protein Atg16l2-like isoform X2: MLVIQPLVYVNVRNSTLQFMGRCNRFNWFYSRLLEKTSLTNLFLSCSARVPDSDGRHSLSCLLLEKKELKKTTGELAYQVVKLQQQMKIKEKLLEDQCDRLLQEECWLAGALDVRQQLRVRVERVQEENRLLKKKYDGLMEHQRWAESHLREEKVRGSRLLEDMIHPKQQAAARMNHRNERRSSSFSLSNLRCSSLQETLPEKSQGRLLRSASASSPSTLSTIRELFEKKRGQSICGLEEDLLCPVGVSMLARVPVRALQVLDAHEQGINATSFCSSSALLASGGTDRVVKLWHVRAGALRHSATLDGSTEGITCVEFDPTGHRILAGSYDKSALLWRLDDPVPKLTLTGHNRKVTAARFSLQQVVTGSADRTIRLWDLQRAACVQLVEVSSFCSDVVCSENLTISGHFDHKIRFWDTRLASCVHELEAQGKVTSLDLSADRRQLLSCCRDDGLQLLDVRRWSSQSAAFRAEGFKCGSDSTKVAISPDAGFVAAGSADGAVYVWNVSSGNLETRLEDKHSASISAVCWSMSGEYVVSVDKRGRAVLWSDI, translated from the exons ATGTTAGTAATTCAACCATtggtgtatgtgaatgtaagAAACTCCACATTGCAGTTCATGGGAAGATGCAACAGGTTCAACTGGTTCT ACTCTCGACTGCTGGAGAAAACCAGTCTGACCAACTTGTTCCTCAGCTGCTCCGCCAG agtgCCTGACAGTGACGGCAGACACTCACTGTCATGTCTTCTCCTAGAGAAGAAAGAGCTGAAGAAGACCACCGGAGAG TTAGCTTATCAAGTGGTGAAGCTGCAACAGCAGATGAAAATCAAAGAGAAGCTGCTGGAGGATCAGTGTGACAG GCTGCTGCAAGAGGAGTGCTGGCTGGCGGGAGCGCTTGATGTCCGTCAACAGCTGCGGGTGCGGGTGGAGCGGGTTCAGGAGGAGAACCGACTTCTGAAGAAGAAGTACGACGGCCTGATGGAGCATCAGAGGTGGGCAGAGTCGCATCTTCGGGAGGAGAAGGTCAGAGGGAGTCGCCTGCTGGAGGACATGATCCACCCGAAACAACAGGCCGCCGCCCGCATGAACCACCGCAACGAGAGGCGCTCCAG CTCGTTCAGCCTTTCAAACCTGAGGTGTTCGTCGCTCCAAGAAACCTTGCCAGAAAAAAGTCAAGGTCGCCTCTTGAG GTCAGCTTCGGCAAGCTCACCGAGTACACTGTCGACCATCAGAGAGCTGTTTGA GAAGAAGCGGGGCCAGAGCATCTGTGGTTTGGAGGAGGACCTGTTGTGTCCTGTCGGAGTTTCTATGCTAGCCAGAGTTCCGGTCCGCGCTCTGCAGGTCCTG GACGCACACGAGCAGGGAATCAACGCAACCAGCTTCTGCTCCAGCTCCGCCCTGCTGGCCAGCGGAGGAACTGACAGGGTGGTCAAACTGTGGCACGTCAGAGCAG GTGCCCTGAGACACAGCGCCACCCTGGATGGGAGCACAGAGGGCATCACCTGCGTGGAGTTTGATCCTACC GGTCACAGAATTCTGGCGGGGTCGTACGACAAGTCGGCATTGTTGTGGCGTTTGGATGACCCCGTCCCCAAG cTGACTCTCACAGGGCACAACAGGAAGGTGACCGCGGCAAGGTTCAGTCTTCAGCAGGTCGTCACAGGAAGTGCAGACCGCACCATCAGACTGTGGGACCTTCAAAGAGCCGCCT GTGTTCAGCTAGTGGAGGTGTCGTCTTTCTGCAGCGACGTGGTCTGCTCGGAAAACCTCACCATCAGTGGACATTTTGACCACAAGATACGATTCTGGGACACCAG gCTGGCCAGCTGTGTTCATGAGCTGGAAGCTCAGGGCAAAGTCACGTCATTGGACCTCAGCGCCGACCGCCGCCAGCTGCTCAGCTGCTGTCGCGACGACGGCCTCCAACTGCTCGACGTCCGCAGGTGGAGCAGCCAGAGCGCCGCCTTCAG AGCCGAGGGCTTCAAATGTGGAAGTGACAGCACCAAAGTGGCCATCAG CCCAGATGCTGGCTTTGTGGCGGCGGGATCAGCAGATGGCGCCGTCTACGTTTGGAACGTCTCCAGTGGCAACCTGGAGACACGTCTAGAGGACAAACACAG CGCATCCATCAGCGCCGTTTGCTGGTCAATGTCCGGCGAGTACGTGGTCAGCGTGGACAAGCGGGGACGGGCGGTCCTCTGGAGCGACATCTGA